One genomic segment of Paraburkholderia phymatum STM815 includes these proteins:
- the mdcA gene encoding malonate decarboxylase subunit alpha, protein MNQRLESAKFELAQSASTPAMRSWTTKRDEKRRRLAAIEPWLEDGILPANRIVDALETLICPGDRVALEGDNQKQADFLSRSLAKVNPQKVHDVHLLISSISRPEHLTLFEKNIAHKVDFSFAGPQSLRVAQLLEDGQLEIGAIYTYVELYARMFVDLTPNVALLCAEKADRRGNLYTGANTEDTPTIAEAAAFRHGIVIVQVNEIVDELPRVDIPASWVDVVVQADRPFAVEPLFTRDPRHIGDLQVLTAMMVIKGIYEPYGVSSLNHGIGFDTAAIELLLPTYGESLGLKGKICRNWTLNPHPTLIPAIESGWVDSVHCFGSEVGMEAYIEARPDVFFTGNDGTLRSNRVLCQLAGQYGVDLFIGSTLQIDGDANSSTVTRGRLAGFGGAPNMGHDPRGRRHSSEAWLKLLKDQGPVSRGKKLVVQMAETYKKGGEPTFVDELDAVAVGAKSGMPIAPVMIYGDDVSHVVTEEGIAHLHKAEGIDERRAAIAAVAGVTPIGLRAKPEKTAELRRRGIVAYPEDLGIRRGEAKRSLLAARSIDDLVTWSGGLYAPPARFRSW, encoded by the coding sequence ATGAATCAGCGACTCGAGTCAGCCAAGTTCGAACTGGCGCAATCAGCAAGTACGCCCGCGATGCGCTCCTGGACCACCAAACGCGATGAGAAGCGGCGCAGGCTAGCCGCGATCGAACCTTGGCTCGAAGACGGCATCCTGCCTGCGAACCGGATCGTCGACGCCCTCGAAACGCTGATTTGCCCCGGCGATCGTGTCGCGTTGGAAGGCGACAACCAGAAGCAGGCGGACTTTCTGTCGCGCTCGTTGGCGAAGGTAAATCCGCAGAAGGTGCACGACGTGCATCTGCTGATTTCGAGCATCAGCCGCCCCGAACATCTGACACTGTTCGAAAAGAACATCGCGCACAAGGTCGATTTTTCGTTCGCCGGCCCGCAGAGCCTGCGCGTTGCGCAACTGCTCGAAGATGGCCAGCTCGAAATCGGCGCAATCTATACGTACGTCGAACTCTATGCGCGCATGTTCGTCGACCTGACGCCGAACGTCGCGCTGCTGTGCGCGGAAAAGGCCGACCGGCGCGGCAATCTCTACACGGGCGCGAATACGGAAGACACGCCGACCATCGCCGAAGCCGCCGCGTTCCGGCATGGCATCGTTATCGTGCAGGTCAACGAGATCGTCGATGAGTTGCCCCGCGTCGATATTCCCGCGTCGTGGGTCGACGTCGTGGTGCAGGCCGACCGTCCGTTCGCCGTCGAACCGCTGTTCACGCGCGATCCGCGTCATATCGGCGACCTGCAGGTGCTCACCGCGATGATGGTCATCAAGGGCATCTACGAGCCGTATGGCGTGAGCTCGCTGAATCACGGCATCGGGTTCGACACGGCCGCGATCGAGTTGCTGCTGCCCACATACGGCGAATCGCTCGGACTCAAGGGCAAGATCTGCCGCAACTGGACGCTCAATCCGCACCCCACCCTGATTCCCGCGATCGAATCCGGCTGGGTCGACAGCGTGCATTGCTTCGGCAGCGAGGTCGGCATGGAGGCGTATATCGAGGCGCGCCCGGACGTGTTCTTCACAGGCAACGACGGCACGCTGCGCTCAAACCGCGTGCTATGCCAGCTCGCAGGGCAGTACGGCGTCGATCTGTTCATCGGCTCGACGCTGCAGATCGACGGCGACGCCAATTCGTCGACGGTGACGCGCGGGCGGCTCGCGGGCTTCGGCGGTGCGCCGAACATGGGTCACGATCCGCGCGGCCGCCGCCATTCGAGCGAAGCGTGGCTCAAGCTGCTGAAAGATCAGGGGCCTGTGTCGCGCGGCAAGAAGCTCGTCGTGCAGATGGCCGAAACGTACAAGAAAGGCGGCGAGCCGACTTTCGTCGATGAACTCGACGCCGTCGCCGTCGGCGCGAAGAGCGGCATGCCCATTGCGCCCGTGATGATCTACGGCGACGACGTCAGCCATGTCGTGACGGAAGAGGGCATCGCGCATCTGCACAAGGCGGAAGGCATCGACGAACGGCGCGCAGCGATTGCGGCCGTCGCGGGCGTGACGCCGATCGGCCTGCGCGCGAAGCCGGAGAAGACGGCGGAATTGCGCCGGCGCGGCATCGTCGCCTATCCGGAAGACCTCGGCATCCGGCGCGGCGAAGCGAAGCGCTCGCTGCTCGCGGCGCGCAGCATCGACGATCTCGTCACGTGGTCGGGGGGGCTCTATGCGCCGCCCGCGCGTTTCCGCAGCTGGTGA